The following coding sequences lie in one Moritella viscosa genomic window:
- a CDS encoding membrane protein: MEQINPAIAAFLPNEVQDMFFPFASVMLAPLLMNLVIGFALSWVIGAHFRYFASSFCNRQDFSRLFPLLMLTVILIISIVKASLALALGLVGALSIVRFRTPIKEPEELLYLFLNIGIAVALGAGQTTAAITACITTLILVSFIRHSKTDHHGEKGIFLSLRHQHEGESGVSISELQEIFTTHTTRSDLRRYDHEQRLVEATFFISFANSEHLDNLFEALEHRYPGVALSLLEQHNIAGV, translated from the coding sequence GTGGAACAAATTAACCCTGCTATCGCCGCGTTTTTGCCAAACGAAGTTCAGGACATGTTCTTCCCTTTCGCAAGTGTCATGCTTGCACCATTACTGATGAACTTAGTGATAGGTTTTGCTTTATCTTGGGTTATAGGTGCGCACTTCCGCTATTTCGCCTCTTCATTTTGTAACCGTCAAGACTTCTCTCGTTTATTTCCCTTACTTATGCTGACAGTTATCTTGATTATCTCTATCGTCAAAGCATCTCTCGCACTAGCACTAGGCCTAGTGGGCGCGTTATCAATTGTACGTTTCCGTACCCCGATCAAAGAACCTGAAGAACTGCTATATTTATTTTTAAATATTGGTATTGCTGTCGCTCTGGGAGCAGGCCAAACCACAGCCGCAATCACAGCGTGTATTACCACCTTAATACTGGTGAGCTTTATTAGACATTCCAAAACAGACCATCATGGCGAAAAAGGCATTTTCTTATCATTACGCCACCAGCATGAAGGTGAAAGCGGTGTGAGTATCAGTGAACTGCAAGAAATCTTCACCACCCATACCACCCGCAGTGATTTACGCCGCTATGATCATGAGCAACGGCTTGTTGAAGCCACCTTTTTTATCTCTTTTGCCAACAGTGAACATTTAGATAATTTATTTGAAGCATTAGAGCATCGATATCCAGGAGTTGCGTTATCTTTACTCGAACAACATAACATCGCAGGGGTGTAG
- the cyaY gene encoding protein CyaY encodes MTDSEFHQQVDELLISFEEIIDNSDVELDYENSNSILTLYCRDGSQIIMNKQAPLHQLWVATKANGHHFAFINDAWIDNRTQQELSQVLTEAVKNQGGENVSF; translated from the coding sequence ATGACTGATTCAGAATTCCACCAACAGGTTGATGAACTATTAATAAGCTTTGAAGAAATCATTGATAACAGTGATGTTGAACTCGATTATGAAAACAGCAACAGTATTCTGACTTTATACTGTCGTGATGGTTCGCAAATTATTATGAACAAACAAGCGCCATTACACCAGTTATGGGTAGCAACCAAAGCGAATGGCCATCACTTTGCATTTATCAATGATGCATGGATTGATAACCGCACCCAACAAGAATTATCACAGGTATTAACCGAAGCAGTTAAAAATCAAGGCGGTGAAAACGTTAGTTTCTAA
- the lysA gene encoding diaminopimelate decarboxylase: MDYFNYQDDGQLFAEQCAVADVADKFGTPTYVYSRATIERHWHAFNDAAGVHPHLVCYAVKANSNIAVLNVLARLGSGFDIVSGGELLRVIAAGGDPSKVVFSGVGKTIAEINLALDHHIHCFNVESTAELERINDVAVGRGIQAPISIRVNPNIDAGTHPYISTGLKENKFGIDIDLAEGVYQAASKMPGIKLKGVDCHIGSQLTELSPFLDAVDKLLLLIDKLSSLGIVLEHLDVGGGLGVPYDGETPPQPAEYAQALKDKLAGRKLSLIFEPGRAIMANAGILVSKVEYIKLTEHKNFAIVDAAMNDLIRPALYSAWQAIAPVNKSLERECLNYDVVGPICETGDFLGKSRDLTIAMDDYIVVRSAGAYGSTMSSNYNSRSRPAEVMVDGDVAHLIRRREELAEIWKDEAILPAE; this comes from the coding sequence TTGGATTACTTTAATTATCAGGATGATGGTCAGTTATTTGCGGAGCAATGTGCCGTTGCAGACGTAGCAGACAAATTTGGTACACCGACGTACGTATACAGCAGAGCTACAATTGAACGTCATTGGCATGCATTTAATGATGCTGCTGGTGTGCATCCGCATTTGGTTTGTTATGCCGTAAAAGCTAATTCAAATATTGCAGTATTAAATGTGTTGGCACGCTTGGGTTCGGGTTTTGATATCGTATCTGGTGGCGAGCTATTACGTGTGATTGCGGCCGGTGGTGATCCAAGTAAAGTTGTGTTCTCTGGTGTTGGTAAAACTATAGCTGAAATTAATTTAGCACTCGATCATCATATTCATTGTTTTAATGTCGAATCGACGGCTGAGTTGGAACGTATTAATGACGTTGCCGTGGGCCGTGGAATACAGGCACCTATATCTATTCGAGTGAATCCTAATATTGATGCGGGTACTCATCCTTATATTTCTACCGGTTTAAAAGAAAATAAATTTGGTATCGATATTGATTTAGCTGAAGGCGTTTATCAAGCTGCGAGTAAAATGCCGGGTATTAAATTAAAAGGCGTTGATTGCCATATTGGTTCACAATTAACAGAGTTGTCACCTTTTTTAGATGCTGTTGATAAGCTTCTGCTGTTGATTGATAAATTATCTTCTCTAGGTATTGTACTGGAACATCTTGATGTTGGTGGTGGCTTAGGCGTCCCTTATGATGGCGAAACTCCCCCACAACCTGCCGAATATGCGCAGGCATTAAAAGATAAATTAGCAGGGCGCAAACTGTCACTTATTTTTGAACCGGGTCGTGCCATCATGGCTAATGCTGGTATTTTAGTGAGCAAAGTTGAGTATATTAAACTTACGGAACATAAAAACTTTGCTATCGTTGATGCAGCCATGAACGATCTTATTCGTCCTGCGTTATATAGTGCGTGGCAAGCTATTGCGCCAGTGAATAAATCATTAGAGCGTGAATGTTTAAACTATGATGTTGTTGGTCCTATTTGTGAGACCGGTGATTTCTTAGGTAAGAGCCGTGATTTAACTATCGCAATGGATGATTATATTGTTGTTCGTTCTGCTGGCGCTTATGGATCAACTATGAGTTCTAATTATAATTCTCGTAGTCGACCTGCAGAAGTTATGGTTGACGGTGATGTTGCACATTTAATTCGTCGTCGAGAAGAACTTGCAGAGATCTGGAAAGACGAAGCGATTTTACCAGCTGAATAG
- a CDS encoding putative uncharacterized VTC domain protein: protein MTQDYRFEIKIPIPLNRLEYMLSWLRLSSMGFRQHHPEQHVNSVYFDSYQMACFAENLTGISNRNKMRIRWYHDITNAGKAKLEFKQRRSGKGYKVIYPLQLNFDDPNISWSEHIKHCQSQLSLQALSEWDSQTYPILLGRYKRQYLISFCGRIRATLDSNMEVYDQRYWSKPNTTRSRKMGDYVLLELKCQAQHERLLSDLVSHCPLNPSRHSKYVNGVRHMIYV, encoded by the coding sequence ATGACTCAAGACTATCGCTTTGAAATTAAAATACCGATCCCGCTTAACCGCTTAGAGTACATGTTATCTTGGTTGAGACTATCATCCATGGGGTTTCGCCAACATCACCCAGAGCAACATGTAAATAGTGTTTATTTTGACAGCTACCAAATGGCTTGCTTTGCCGAGAATCTCACCGGTATTAGCAATCGCAACAAGATGCGTATTCGTTGGTATCACGATATTACTAACGCAGGTAAAGCAAAGCTTGAGTTTAAGCAACGCCGTAGCGGTAAAGGCTATAAAGTCATTTATCCTTTACAGCTCAACTTTGATGATCCCAATATCAGTTGGTCAGAACACATTAAGCACTGCCAATCTCAGCTATCTCTGCAAGCTCTGTCAGAATGGGACAGCCAAACATACCCAATATTACTAGGCCGTTATAAGCGCCAATATCTAATCAGCTTTTGTGGGCGAATACGAGCGACACTTGATAGTAATATGGAGGTATACGATCAGCGCTATTGGAGTAAACCGAATACCACTCGCTCACGTAAAATGGGTGACTATGTACTGTTAGAATTAAAGTGCCAAGCACAACATGAACGTCTACTCAGTGACTTAGTCAGTCACTGCCCGCTTAACCCATCACGACATTCAAAATACGTGAATGGTGTGAGACACATGATTTATGTATAG
- the uvrD gene encoding DNA helicase II UvrD gives MDVSLLLDGLNDKQRDAVAAPQSSMLILAGAGSGKTRVLVHRLAWLMQVEECSPYSLLAVTFTNKAAAEMRGRVDKLLEGRQQGMWIGTFHGIAHRLLRAHHLDAGLPAEFQIIDSDDQLRLLKRLIKAMNLDEKQWPAKQAMWYIGGKKDEGLRPEHLQAYDPIERTWIKIYQAYQESCDRAGLVDFGELLLRSHELWLHKPHILAHYQDRFSNILVDEFQDTNNIQYAWLRMLTGDRGNLMIVGDDDQSIYGWRGAQVANIQRFLTDFTGSKTIKLEQNYRSSSNILNAANALIVNNSERMGKELWTEDNEGEPISLYAAFNEVDEARFVVSRIKEWQDQGGSLSDCAILYRSNAQSRVLEDALLQEQLAYRIYGGLRFFDRLEIKDAMAYMRLKNNRDDDAAFERIVNKPTRGIGDRALSLLRDASREQGSTLWQAAIYLLDNNLIAGRAASSIRKFVELISQLDNDVAELALHEQIDHVVLYSGLKSMYQLEKGEKAQSRIENLEELVSAARGFQIPDDSEEMTELSAFLAFAVLESAEGQADEFEDAVQLMTLHSAKGLEFPVVFMVGVEEGMFPSQQSTEEAGRMEEERRLCYVGITRAMKKLYISYAESRRLYGKEMNHRPSRFIREVPEKYIEEIRLKTQIRQPTQFGRFSAGSEKMSFESTGYQLGQRVLHAKFGEGIVMNYEGSGPQCRIQIEFDQLGSKWLVVSYARLQAL, from the coding sequence ATGGATGTATCTCTCTTACTGGACGGCCTCAACGATAAACAGCGTGATGCTGTTGCGGCACCACAATCGAGTATGCTGATTTTAGCGGGTGCTGGCAGTGGTAAAACCAGAGTATTGGTACATCGCTTAGCTTGGTTAATGCAGGTGGAGGAGTGCTCGCCTTATTCTTTATTAGCGGTGACATTTACCAATAAAGCCGCAGCAGAAATGCGTGGCCGTGTTGATAAGTTATTAGAAGGCCGCCAGCAAGGCATGTGGATTGGTACTTTTCATGGTATCGCGCATCGTCTATTACGCGCCCACCATTTAGATGCCGGTTTACCAGCTGAATTCCAAATTATTGACAGTGATGATCAACTGCGATTATTGAAGCGTTTGATCAAAGCCATGAATCTTGATGAGAAGCAGTGGCCGGCAAAACAAGCGATGTGGTATATCGGCGGTAAGAAAGATGAAGGTTTGCGTCCTGAACATTTACAAGCGTATGATCCGATTGAGCGTACCTGGATCAAGATTTATCAAGCTTATCAAGAATCTTGTGATCGTGCTGGCTTAGTCGATTTTGGTGAGTTGTTATTACGATCGCACGAACTTTGGTTACACAAACCACATATTTTAGCCCATTACCAAGATCGTTTTTCTAATATCTTAGTGGACGAATTCCAAGATACCAATAATATCCAATATGCGTGGTTACGCATGTTGACAGGCGATCGCGGTAATTTGATGATCGTGGGTGATGATGATCAGTCTATTTATGGCTGGCGTGGTGCGCAGGTCGCAAATATTCAACGGTTCTTAACCGACTTTACGGGTTCTAAAACCATTAAGCTTGAACAAAACTACCGTTCGAGCAGTAATATTTTGAATGCTGCCAATGCACTCATTGTTAATAACAGTGAGCGTATGGGTAAAGAGTTATGGACTGAAGATAACGAAGGCGAACCGATCTCATTGTATGCAGCATTTAATGAAGTCGATGAAGCGCGCTTTGTCGTCAGCCGAATTAAAGAGTGGCAAGATCAAGGTGGCTCACTCAGTGACTGCGCGATCTTATACCGCAGTAATGCTCAGTCTCGTGTGCTCGAGGATGCATTACTGCAAGAGCAACTCGCTTACCGTATCTATGGCGGGTTACGCTTCTTTGATCGTCTTGAAATTAAAGATGCGATGGCGTATATGCGTTTGAAGAATAACCGTGATGATGACGCTGCATTTGAGCGTATTGTTAATAAGCCAACGCGTGGTATTGGTGATCGTGCCTTATCACTATTACGTGATGCTAGCCGTGAGCAAGGCTCAACATTATGGCAAGCTGCGATCTATTTACTTGATAACAATTTGATCGCTGGCCGTGCGGCGAGTTCGATCCGTAAGTTTGTTGAGCTGATTTCGCAGTTGGATAACGATGTTGCCGAACTTGCCCTGCATGAACAAATTGATCATGTGGTTTTATACTCAGGGCTGAAATCCATGTATCAGCTTGAAAAAGGTGAAAAAGCGCAGTCACGTATTGAAAATTTAGAGGAGCTGGTTTCTGCTGCCCGTGGTTTTCAGATCCCCGATGATAGTGAAGAAATGACTGAGTTATCTGCCTTTTTAGCTTTTGCAGTATTAGAGTCTGCAGAGGGGCAAGCTGATGAGTTTGAAGATGCTGTGCAGTTGATGACGTTACACTCGGCTAAAGGTTTAGAATTCCCAGTGGTATTCATGGTTGGTGTCGAAGAAGGTATGTTCCCAAGTCAGCAATCGACAGAAGAAGCAGGGCGTATGGAAGAAGAGCGCCGTCTTTGTTATGTGGGTATTACCCGCGCGATGAAGAAGCTATATATCAGTTATGCGGAGTCGCGTCGCTTATACGGTAAAGAGATGAATCACCGTCCGTCTCGTTTCATTCGAGAAGTACCCGAAAAGTATATTGAAGAGATTCGTTTAAAAACTCAAATTCGCCAACCAACTCAGTTTGGGCGCTTTAGTGCGGGTTCTGAAAAAATGTCATTTGAGTCAACTGGCTATCAGTTAGGTCAACGTGTACTACATGCTAAATTTGGTGAAGGTATTGTGATGAACTATGAAGGCAGTGGTCCGCAATGTCGTATTCAAATTGAGTTTGATCAACTGGGGAGTAAATGGTTGGTAGTATCTTACGCTAGATTGCAGGCTCTATAG
- a CDS encoding membrane protein encodes MLALPMRLQGVILILRFIVALMCLFSSFAYSAVFKSEHTALLKQWLSGMHRSTNDVIQGREVNIDLNISPIWQDRVDGEWLYMESRITHSSNKPFRQRIIQLVATPNGLIRLYSYSIPRASDFAGAYYTPQLLTSLTQSQLSISNNCELLIELKVTNTFVGETAPDSCITHRTSTSLMTTFFAVSEVNISFLDGSYDELGKLVPGLLDIPITFLKIEDYDVSKYAK; translated from the coding sequence ATGTTAGCGCTACCCATGCGGTTACAGGGAGTTATTTTGATATTACGATTTATCGTCGCGCTAATGTGCTTATTCAGTTCATTTGCTTATTCTGCTGTTTTTAAATCTGAACATACGGCGTTATTAAAGCAATGGCTATCTGGCATGCATAGATCGACCAATGATGTGATTCAAGGACGTGAAGTTAACATCGATCTAAATATCTCTCCTATTTGGCAAGACCGTGTTGACGGTGAATGGCTATATATGGAGAGTCGTATTACTCACTCTTCAAATAAACCATTTCGTCAGCGTATTATACAATTAGTCGCCACACCAAATGGCTTGATCCGTTTATACAGTTATTCAATTCCACGTGCCTCTGACTTCGCAGGCGCTTATTATACGCCACAATTGTTAACGAGTTTGACTCAATCTCAACTCAGTATTAGTAATAACTGTGAATTACTGATTGAGTTGAAGGTAACAAATACCTTTGTTGGTGAAACGGCTCCTGATTCTTGTATTACTCATCGAACGAGCACATCATTAATGACGACATTTTTTGCTGTCTCAGAAGTGAATATTTCATTTTTAGATGGCAGTTATGATGAGCTGGGAAAATTAGTACCGGGTCTACTTGATATACCCATTACTTTTTTAAAGATTGAAGATTATGACGTGAGTAAATACGCAAAATAA
- the dapF gene encoding diaminopimelate epimerase, with protein sequence MFIQFSKMHGLGNDFMVVDCVTQNVFFNNDNIRRLADRNTGIGFDQLLVVEAPYDPDLDFHYRIFNSDGSEVEQCGNGARCFASFVRHKGLTNKSKIAVSTSAGKISLQVEYDGQITVNMGVPELAPDKIPFRATKQEKTYILRALDSTVFCGAVSMGNPHCVTLVGDIETAPLADLGHAIAHHERFPNRVNAGFMQVLSPDHAKLRVYERGVGETRACGTGACAAAVIGQLQGKLGQDVCIELPGGKLQIAWRGPGTPVFMTGPATHVYDGQINI encoded by the coding sequence ATGTTTATACAGTTTTCAAAGATGCACGGTCTGGGTAATGATTTCATGGTCGTTGACTGTGTTACTCAAAATGTATTTTTTAATAATGATAATATCCGTCGTTTGGCGGATAGAAATACCGGTATTGGCTTTGATCAACTTTTAGTGGTTGAAGCGCCTTATGATCCTGATCTTGATTTTCATTATCGTATTTTTAATTCTGACGGTAGCGAAGTGGAACAGTGTGGTAATGGCGCTCGCTGTTTTGCCAGTTTTGTACGTCATAAAGGGTTAACGAACAAGAGCAAGATCGCGGTCAGTACGAGTGCAGGTAAAATTTCTTTACAGGTCGAATACGATGGTCAGATCACGGTAAATATGGGTGTACCTGAATTAGCCCCGGATAAAATTCCGTTCCGTGCTACCAAGCAAGAAAAAACTTATATTTTACGTGCGTTAGACAGCACTGTGTTTTGTGGCGCTGTGTCGATGGGTAACCCGCACTGCGTGACATTAGTGGGTGATATTGAGACTGCACCATTGGCCGATCTCGGTCATGCGATCGCACATCATGAACGTTTTCCTAACCGTGTAAATGCGGGGTTCATGCAGGTATTATCACCTGACCACGCCAAATTACGGGTTTATGAACGTGGTGTTGGTGAAACACGAGCTTGTGGTACAGGTGCCTGTGCGGCGGCTGTTATTGGCCAATTACAAGGAAAACTCGGCCAAGATGTGTGTATTGAGCTGCCAGGAGGTAAATTGCAAATTGCATGGCGAGGTCCCGGTACACCGGTATTTATGACTGGTCCTGCTACACATGTTTATGATGGACAGATTAATATATGA
- a CDS encoding putative lipoprotein — MSQVRKTTFITLAFMFSASLLSGCGISGPLYAPGTGPDVEKAKQVQVATPVTESVGSDDATGKTLSSEAE; from the coding sequence ATGAGCCAAGTAAGAAAAACAACATTTATTACATTAGCCTTTATGTTTAGCGCTAGTTTACTCAGTGGTTGTGGTATTTCAGGTCCGTTATATGCACCTGGTACGGGACCCGATGTCGAAAAAGCAAAACAAGTTCAGGTAGCAACACCAGTTACAGAAAGTGTAGGTAGTGATGACGCAACTGGCAAGACGCTAAGTAGCGAAGCAGAATAA
- a CDS encoding putative thioesterase, whose translation MTEQDVIDQELTEQQMLDFISDMFMNQMPFNDLLGMRITNYTTDSIELRINMDDKLIGNPIRKILHGGVTASLLDVAGGMLVAAAAIPYMETKSTANFHKNLKSLGTIDLRVDYLRPGWGDEFTATAHVIRSGNKVAVTRMELHNQEGIHIAFGTGTYLVG comes from the coding sequence ATGACAGAGCAAGATGTAATTGATCAAGAACTCACTGAGCAGCAAATGTTGGATTTCATCAGTGATATGTTTATGAACCAAATGCCATTTAACGATCTACTCGGCATGCGTATCACCAACTACACCACTGACAGTATAGAATTACGCATCAACATGGATGATAAATTGATTGGTAATCCTATCCGGAAAATACTCCATGGCGGTGTAACGGCCAGTTTGCTTGATGTCGCTGGCGGTATGCTAGTGGCGGCTGCTGCTATTCCCTACATGGAAACAAAAAGTACCGCTAACTTTCATAAAAATCTAAAATCACTCGGTACGATAGACTTGCGAGTCGACTATTTACGTCCTGGTTGGGGAGATGAATTTACCGCCACAGCACACGTAATTCGCTCAGGTAATAAAGTCGCAGTTACACGTATGGAACTACACAATCAAGAAGGGATCCACATTGCTTTTGGTACCGGTACTTATTTAGTCGGATAA
- the xerC gene encoding tyrosine recombinase XerC gives MTTPSNNNTGVGSELPAQCDLPVQLLKPIERFLRYITSERQLSLHTARNYRRHLTLFAEQMLTLPITEWRGLDAAQVRKLATLNHKLGLSPRSLATKLSALRSFCDYLVMQGDLTANPAKGVSAPRQHKPLPKNLDVDEINQLLAVSNTEDADDPFLVLRDKAMMELMYSAGLRLDELVNLDLTDVKLREKTMRVIGKGNKQRQLPIGSIAITALQAWLAVRGEYADNTQPALFVSQLRRRISHRSVQSRMAKWGQQQTLTSHVHPHKLRHSFATHMLESSGDLRAVQELLGHANISTTQIYTSLDFQHLAKVYDAAHPRAKKKRED, from the coding sequence GTGACAACTCCATCAAATAATAATACAGGTGTAGGTAGTGAGCTACCTGCACAATGTGATCTACCTGTACAATTACTTAAACCTATCGAACGTTTTTTACGTTATATCACCAGTGAACGGCAATTAAGCCTACACACAGCCCGTAATTATCGCCGTCACCTGACCTTATTCGCCGAGCAAATGCTGACGTTACCTATCACTGAATGGCGTGGGCTTGATGCTGCCCAGGTGCGTAAGTTAGCGACCTTAAATCATAAGCTAGGTTTATCGCCTCGCAGTCTAGCAACAAAATTATCTGCATTACGCAGTTTCTGTGATTACCTGGTAATGCAAGGTGATCTCACTGCCAACCCTGCGAAAGGGGTATCGGCACCACGCCAACATAAACCTTTGCCTAAGAACCTCGATGTTGATGAAATTAATCAATTATTAGCCGTGTCTAATACTGAAGACGCTGACGACCCGTTTTTAGTGTTGCGTGATAAAGCCATGATGGAGTTAATGTACTCAGCGGGTTTGCGGTTAGACGAACTGGTTAATTTGGATTTAACAGATGTTAAGTTGCGTGAAAAAACCATGCGGGTGATTGGTAAAGGCAATAAACAGCGCCAGTTACCGATTGGTAGTATCGCGATCACCGCGTTACAAGCCTGGCTAGCTGTGCGTGGTGAATATGCTGACAACACGCAACCTGCGTTATTTGTCAGTCAATTACGACGTCGTATATCTCACCGCAGTGTACAAAGCCGGATGGCCAAGTGGGGGCAGCAACAAACATTGACTAGCCATGTTCACCCACATAAATTACGGCATTCCTTTGCTACGCATATGTTGGAATCGAGTGGTGACTTGCGTGCGGTACAGGAACTGTTAGGGCATGCTAATATCAGTACCACACAAATTTATACCAGTTTGGACTTTCAACATCTGGCCAAAGTATATGATGCCGCTCATCCTCGTGCGAAAAAGAAAAGAGAAGACTGA
- a CDS encoding putative uncharacterized hydrolase, translated as MKFYRRLQQIKAMSFDLDDTLYDNYPVVRRAEAWMHMHLRSQYPHISHLDDNAWLQLKRHVLHQQPHLIHDVSGIRIACLMTLFLRHGYSEQEAESVAYTIFEQVLAVRSDFKVPEQTFTVLATLASKMPLIAITNGNVDTDKIGLTPFFTAVIKPGNGLRMKPYPDLFSLAAERLALPPQHILHVGDHLKSDVAGAVTNGFMSAWFNDQQQSLMTSNKASHLPDIEITHLDELTSLL; from the coding sequence ATGAAATTCTATCGACGATTACAACAGATTAAGGCCATGAGCTTCGATCTTGACGATACCTTATATGATAACTATCCAGTCGTGCGTCGCGCCGAAGCTTGGATGCACATGCATTTACGCAGTCAATATCCACACATTAGCCATTTAGATGATAATGCTTGGTTACAGTTAAAGCGTCATGTTCTTCATCAACAACCCCATTTGATACACGATGTCAGTGGGATCCGGATTGCCTGTTTAATGACATTATTTTTACGCCATGGCTATAGTGAGCAAGAGGCTGAATCTGTCGCGTATACTATTTTTGAACAAGTACTGGCGGTACGTAGCGATTTTAAAGTGCCGGAACAAACCTTTACGGTATTAGCAACACTTGCCAGTAAAATGCCGTTAATTGCGATCACTAATGGTAATGTTGATACCGATAAAATTGGTTTAACGCCATTTTTTACGGCGGTGATAAAACCGGGTAATGGGCTGAGAATGAAACCGTACCCTGATTTATTTTCATTGGCTGCAGAGAGATTAGCTTTACCACCACAACATATTTTGCATGTTGGCGATCACCTTAAATCTGATGTGGCAGGAGCGGTCACCAATGGCTTCATGTCTGCGTGGTTTAATGACCAACAACAATCGCTTATGACGAGTAATAAAGCCAGTCATTTACCTGATATTGAAATAACGCACTTGGATGAATTAACAAGCCTGTTATAA
- the rarD gene encoding RarD protein produces the protein MTTNNETKQGVIFAILAYVMWGMAPLYFKQLNQVPAYEILAHRAVWSCILIAVLLSLFKLWPMVKSVLSVPKNVLLLICTSLLISVNWLTYIWAVNNDHLLDASLGYFINPIINVFLGMVFLSEKLRKLQWVAILLAVIGILIQVITLGYLPWVALVLSCTFGFYGLLRKKLHLNALVGLLIETIIMLPIAATYLFIFADSATSDLSANSMHLNLLLLSAAFVTTIPLLCFNHAAVRLPLSTLGFFQYIGPTLIFILGVTLYDEVVNTETLLTFVFIWIGLVVFSIDGFKNNRHQRARLKS, from the coding sequence ATGACAACCAACAATGAGACTAAGCAAGGAGTGATATTCGCAATCCTTGCTTACGTAATGTGGGGCATGGCTCCCCTCTACTTTAAGCAGTTAAACCAAGTACCCGCGTATGAAATATTAGCCCATCGCGCGGTATGGTCTTGTATTTTAATTGCGGTGTTACTGAGCCTCTTTAAATTATGGCCAATGGTAAAGTCGGTATTATCCGTCCCTAAAAATGTGTTATTACTGATCTGCACATCATTATTAATCAGTGTTAACTGGTTAACCTACATTTGGGCGGTAAATAATGATCATTTACTCGATGCCAGTTTAGGTTACTTTATTAACCCGATTATTAACGTTTTTCTTGGCATGGTATTTTTGTCGGAAAAATTACGTAAATTACAGTGGGTTGCTATTTTACTTGCGGTGATAGGGATCTTAATTCAAGTTATCACGCTAGGATATCTGCCTTGGGTTGCCTTGGTCTTAAGTTGTACTTTTGGTTTCTATGGATTACTGCGTAAAAAATTACACCTCAATGCGTTAGTTGGTCTGTTAATTGAAACCATTATTATGCTACCTATCGCGGCCACTTATTTATTTATCTTCGCGGACTCTGCAACATCGGATTTAAGTGCCAACAGTATGCACCTGAATTTACTGTTACTCAGTGCCGCCTTTGTCACCACAATACCACTACTCTGCTTTAATCATGCAGCGGTACGCTTACCTTTATCAACGCTAGGTTTTTTCCAATACATAGGTCCAACATTAATCTTTATTCTTGGTGTCACGCTCTATGATGAAGTCGTTAATACCGAAACACTGCTGACGTTTGTGTTTATTTGGATTGGATTAGTCGTGTTTAGCATCGATGGTTTTAAAAATAACCGTCATCAACGTGCGCGATTAAAATCTTAG